The Nitrosomonas sp. sh817 genome includes a window with the following:
- a CDS encoding IS4 family transposase, whose translation MHAITILHRILSTNFPEIHAKRLASLLAAVEAVVTGSRLTLSDMGRGLSGAVAVRHNIKRIDRLLGNGSLLAEIPGLYEALARQCLAGISMPLIVIDWSDLTPDRQWQLLRASVAIEGRSVTLYEQVHPQSRATSPRVHQAFLSKLAAMLPPGCVPILVTDAGFRGAWFRLVNRMGWYWVGRIRNRDMVSPANDDAWVGCKTLYPLATAKAKSLGQYDYVRKHPVLCRLVLVKRASQKRHKRSRLGKRVRSSRSLKNARAQREPWLLASSPNLGHLSAEAVVAVYAQRMQIEESFRDLKSERFGLGFSENRTTLKNRLGVLLLVACLASFVLRLIGEVGKAMQLEFQFQSNTRRSRPVLSVISLALQLVQHGMAAFPPREFREALERLRYDHPALQL comes from the coding sequence ATGCATGCGATCACAATCTTACACCGCATTCTTTCCACAAACTTCCCTGAAATTCATGCCAAACGTTTGGCTAGTCTGCTGGCCGCTGTCGAGGCTGTGGTAACGGGCAGCCGTCTGACGCTGAGCGATATGGGGCGCGGCCTGTCGGGCGCAGTTGCGGTCAGGCACAACATCAAACGCATCGACCGCCTGCTCGGCAACGGCTCGCTGCTCGCTGAAATCCCGGGCCTGTATGAAGCGCTCGCCCGGCAGTGTTTGGCGGGTATCTCCATGCCGCTGATCGTCATTGACTGGTCTGATTTGACGCCTGACCGGCAATGGCAATTGTTGCGAGCATCGGTCGCCATCGAAGGCCGTAGCGTAACTCTGTATGAGCAAGTGCACCCGCAGTCGCGCGCGACATCGCCGCGCGTGCATCAGGCATTCCTCTCCAAACTTGCCGCCATGCTCCCGCCCGGTTGTGTGCCGATCCTGGTTACCGACGCCGGCTTCCGTGGCGCGTGGTTCAGGCTGGTCAACCGCATGGGCTGGTATTGGGTCGGACGCATCCGCAACCGCGACATGGTCAGCCCGGCGAATGATGATGCCTGGGTTGGTTGCAAAACACTCTATCCGCTCGCCACCGCCAAGGCGAAGTCGCTCGGCCAATACGACTATGTGCGCAAGCATCCGGTGCTGTGCCGTCTGGTGTTGGTCAAACGCGCCAGCCAAAAACGCCACAAGAGGAGCCGTCTTGGTAAGCGTGTAAGATCGAGCCGCAGCCTGAAGAATGCACGCGCTCAACGTGAGCCGTGGTTGCTGGCATCAAGCCCAAACCTCGGGCATCTGAGCGCTGAAGCAGTAGTTGCCGTGTATGCCCAGCGCATGCAGATCGAGGAGTCTTTCCGCGACCTGAAGAGTGAACGTTTCGGCTTGGGGTTCTCCGAAAACCGCACCACACTGAAAAACCGCTTGGGCGTGCTGTTGCTGGTCGCCTGTCTCGCCTCGTTTGTGTTGCGCCTGATTGGCGAAGTGGGAAAGGCGATGCAACTTGAATTCCAGTTCCAGAGCAACACGCGCCGCTCTCGGCCCGTGCTGTCGGTGATTAGTTTGGCGCTACAGCTTGTGCAGCATGGGATGGCGGCATTCCCGCCGCGCGAATTTCGTGAAGCTCTTGAGCGACTACGTTATGATCATCCTGCGCTGCAACTTTGA